The genomic window ACAGCGCCAAGGGAGAATTTCCTTCTACCTGACCTCAACTGGTGAAGAAGCAATAAACATTGCATCAGCAGCTGCACTAAGTGCAGATGATATTATCTTGCCTCAGGTACAGCATTTGTTACATTAGATGCTTAAATTCCCAGTTTCAGGCCAAATTGTCACGTCAATAGTATTAAGCAAGGCATTGATCCATCTGATGCACTGTCAGTACCGAGAGCCTGGGATTCTATTATGGCGTGGTTTCACAATTCAAGAATTTGCCAACCAATGCTTTGGAAACAAGGATGATTATGGGAAAGGGAGGCAGATGCCCATACATTATGGGTCTAAGAAGCACAATTTCGTCACAATTTCGTCACCTATAGCGTAATATATCCATCCCATAAGCAATTGCAAATAACTTTCTCATATGATCTCTTAATGTCAATCAATGTTACGCTTGTAATATAATCAAATGTTCTTGATTACTATTTATGCTGCTTGTCAGAACTCAACTTCCTCAAGCTGTAGGTATTGCTTATTCTCTTAAAATGGACAAAAAGGATTCATGTGTTGTCACATATACTGGAGATGGTGGTACCAGTGAGGTAATAACACAACAAGTTCTTTAGCCTTTTTACTTCTTCCTCTAGGATTTTGTGATTTTGCAGTCCAATTTCTAATCGGTAACTAATTTGTCAGGGAGATTTTCATGCTGCTTTGAACTTTGCAGCAGTGACAGAAGCTCCTGTGGTCTTCATCTGTCGCAACAATGGCTGGGCCATTAGTACCCATATATCAGAACAATTTCGAAGTACTATTTTGATCACTTCTCTTCTTCCGCTTCcagttttattttcaagtacAAGATTTCCTTTGATACAGCTTACAAGTAACTTCTACAGGTCCATGTAGAACAAACCGATCACATTATCTGGACCTGAGTAAACtaaccattctttttttttttttatttgtctatgTAAACTGAGTGTGCATACTAGTTTCTTCTTTGTTTAAGTAGTTTACCTCTCATGTCACCTGGAATAGGCATATACTCTTGGTCATGTCTATCAAGAGTCCTGAAAGGGAAACTGGGAGCATCTTCTGATCCTGAATTGCATGTAAAGTATACTGTGtgataaataattttcatgTTTGCTTATATAGCATATGTTTTGCAGGCGATGGAATTGTTGTCAGGGGTCCAGCTTATGGAATCCGAAGCATCCGGGTGGACGGAAACGATGCTCTTGCTGTCTACAGTGCAATTCATGCAGCTCGCGAAATGGCCATAAGTAAGCAAAGGCCTGTATTAGTTGAGGTGAGATTGAACTTCATTGTAGGATTTTCTTGCCAGCATCCGAGACATGGATCCCTTCTGAAACTCACAATTGccaaaaaaacctttttatatCATCCTGAAAATTAACAAGCATGTAAACCTTCAGGCCCTTTCATATAGAGTAGGACACCACTCCACATCTGATGATTCTACGAAGTATCGGCCAGTTGATGAAATCGACTACTGGAAAAAGGAACGGAATCCTGTAAATAGATTCAGAAAATGGGTGGAAAGAAATGTCTGGTGGAGTGAGGAGAAAGAATCAGAGCTCAGAAGCAGCATCAAGAAGCAGGTGAAAGTTGACAGAATTTTCCATATAAATCTTCTTCATTGTTCAACATATTTTAGTAGGTCACagttcaatttttctttaatcttctCGCAGCTTCTGCAAGTGATTCAAGTGGCAGAGAAAACAGAGAAACCTCCACTCAAGTACTTGTTCTCTGATGTCT from Populus trichocarpa isolate Nisqually-1 chromosome 5, P.trichocarpa_v4.1, whole genome shotgun sequence includes these protein-coding regions:
- the LOC7469191 gene encoding 2-oxoisovalerate dehydrogenase subunit alpha 1, mitochondrial gives rise to the protein MPVWFAKSRAISHHLNRKVMGFMGILHQKFWTSSCSRHPSSLSSIFIPAGIHEDHSTPHVFRFNSSLITTRFSLQRFKSTKAASQLEQLYSTDDDDHDTSQALDFPGGKVTYTPEMRFLSESNGKRVPCYRVLDDNGEIIIGSDYEQLSEEVAVKIYSNMVSLQMMDTIFYEAQRQGRISFYLTSTGEEAINIASAAALSADDIILPQYREPGILLWRGFTIQEFANQCFGNKDDYGKGRQMPIHYGSKKHNFVTISSPIATQLPQAVGIAYSLKMDKKDSCVVTYTGDGGTSEGDFHAALNFAAVTEAPVVFICRNNGWAISTHISEQFRSDGIVVRGPAYGIRSIRVDGNDALAVYSAIHAAREMAISKQRPVLVEALSYRVGHHSTSDDSTKYRPVDEIDYWKKERNPVNRFRKWVERNVWWSEEKESELRSSIKKQLLQVIQVAEKTEKPPLKYLFSDVYDIPPPNLCEQEKQLRETIYAHPQDYPSDVPL